The genomic window ggtgTTTATgaagtaataaaaaagaaaaattgatttgtaATGTATTATTTGTAGCAGATTCGAATCTGCAGACATTTCCTCCATCAGGTTCGCAGGGGAAGATCTCAGGTGGATCCCGCCCGCCTCGTGATGCTGATGGTATGCTATGTTacgttttttttattcgagttgGTTTTTGTATAATTAGCCATGTGAGCTTATACATTGAGTGATTTAGGAAAAATGTGATAtgtgatagtttggtcatttgCTCGATTTCGTGTTGAAAACCAAATAATGGAGTTAGTCTTTGGCTATAAGATGTAAAAATTTCCCTGTTTTTTAAGCTGAGAAGTCTTAACTAGCATATGCACCTTTGAGTGCTTGTCAAAAATAGGCTGGTAGCTTAAGTTTTGTGATCTTTTTTCCTATCATGGCTTGTTGATCTCTGTTATTTATgaggttttagattttataaacataaaaaaggcGTAGATTCCATTTTATGAACATTAATTGAAGAAGAGTGATATGTGAAGTGAAGGACCAATAGTTCTGATGTGGAAAAACTATTTCAAGGTGGATTTGACTGAGTGCAACTTGATGATGGAAGCTGTAGTTAGAAGATGTTGTGACTGTCCTTTTTTTCCGCACCCCTCTTATATGAACAGTTAAATCACTGGACAATTGAGAAATGCTTTTCAAGGGAAAGGCTATAACAATTGGGTTTCTGAGTGTCAAGGGGTTTGAGTGAGAGTGATTTGGTAGAAGTTGTAGTTAGATGTTATGaatgcccttttcttttcacaCCCTTTGTATTTGAATAGTTTGACTGCTAAACAATGTTGGAAATGGCCTTCCGGGAAATGACTTGGCAAACTGGATTTGTTGCTATGACCAATCCCGAGGAACTAAGTGAAGGCTGGTGAATGAGGGCACTAATGTTAATTTCCAAATGTGTGGTATTTCTTTTCTGGCTTGGTCTGGTGAAATCTTGGAAATTGTGTTGTTGCAAGTTGGTAAGTCTATTTTAAAAGTCATAGAATATTCACTGTTTTGAAGCCAGTCTTAATGGTGTAGCATTTGACTTCATGTTAATGATAAATGGCAAAATTTCTTTCTGTTGATGCAGATACGTTTTCAAAACCTATTTCTGGTTCTGACGAACCCCAGCAAGGTGGTTGGTTTCGAACATTCACAATTGCTGCATACAAGCCATACTTTGATGTTGACACTACTGAAGTTTTGGATAGGATCAAAGATTCACTTTTCCCATTTAGAGGAACTTTTACAGAAAAAACAGCCAACAACCCAGATCTGTGAGTTATCTTTTCCGAACACGGCACTTTGATATATGGTCTTAATTGATTAGAATGTCAAATTATCATCATTGAATTTGTGAGGAACTTTTTATTGAGATTTTCTCACGCATTTGTTTACTAATGCTCGACTAGGAAAGTGTAACtatgtaaaaagaaagaaaaacaaagaaggaaaaTGTTTAGCCATCTGACACAATCTTGTCTTTTATATTCTAGTTTAATAGTTGAACATGTGTTAAGAGGGGCTAACCATCTGTAGTCTAATATTTCATATCAGCTGTTTTCTATCTAGCTGATTGCCTATCCTGTAGATATAGATAGTTCAATCTCATATCCTTGAGATTGCTTTAACTTTTGGGGATTTAAAATTGAAGTTCTTGCCTTTGCTTCCTCAAATAACCAAAACATGAAATATTCTAGAAACTGCTCATGCTGGCACAAGGACACAATACTTGTGCTTTATAGCCTTCCTGCGGTGCTGATTGCTTATTGTTTCTGCAATAAGTCACCAATTTTGCAAATCCCTTGAATTTGATGACATGCTAAACTCATTTGTCTTTTCTTTCGTCTTTTCCACATGTTAGAAACATGTGTCATTTTAAGCTCAATATCTCTGCAGGTATGGACCATTTTGGATATGCACCACCCTAATCTTTGTAGCGGCCTCCATTGGCACTTTTGTGACATATATAGCACACAAGCTGCAGAAGAAAGAATGGAACTATGACATAAATCTGGTGACTTGGTCTGCTGGAGTGTTTTATGGCTATGTCCTTCTTGTTCCTCTTGCATTATATGTAATTCTCAAGTACTTTTCAGCACCATCAGGCCTTGTCCAACTGTTCTGTCTTTATGGCTACTCCTTATTTGTCTTTATTCCAGCATTGGTAATGTTCTCTTCTTCTCCCTAACCGTGACCTTTTGTTATTCCTTAAGCTTATACATGCCTGGTACTTAGAAAAATCCAGATTGTAGTATGAAGCACAGATGTGATTATCTTTTCTGCAgttaaacaagagaaaattttTCGAATGCAAGCTTAAATTCTCATGTACTTGGTTGCAGTGCCTCTCGGTGGTGCCCTTGGAAATTTTCAGATGGGTGATAGCAGGTGTGGCAGGGTTCATGTCAGCAACCTTCGTGGCACTTAATCTCCGAGCCCATATTATGTCCGCAGGTGAAAGGTGGTTTTTGATCGTTGCCGGTATCTTTCTTTTGCAGTTGGCTCTATCCGTTGTATTGAAGCTTTATTTGTTCACAGTTACTGTATAAGAAAGAATATTGTTCCATAAAGAGAGGCGAACGGGTTgtagatgaaaaaaatgagtCTTTTTGGTCTTTATATCCTCCTATTCTCACAACAATATTTTGCTGAAATGTTTTTCAGCAATTAGGACCCACTTGTATTCATTCATTCGTGGCAATATAACTCAAATCATTAATgtgattttgtgttttgttttgcttgttatAGAACTGTGAAGTCTCCGCAAAATTGCAAATTAATGATAGTTTGGATGAAATTCTGTTCGAGCACATTGACAGTGGTTAATAGCCTTTGACTGAGAAATGTAATCCATTGAATCCGTAACATATGTGTACGTGTTTTCGATAAAGTTAAAAGAAACTGGTAAGCAtctaatatgatgttttttaattttaattatttttctagttaattttaattatttgttatttgaagttgatgtttatttttatagtaaagAATTCTAATGCTAGAagaattttattagttatgtaaattttaattagaaattatttcttttaaattattcggaaataaaatattagagatTTTTGTTCTAAATTTGTTTACAGTAGGCTTGAGAAtcctagatttatttattttgtgcatCTAATCGATTTCTCCAATTTCGGTTTggatggtttgttttttattggtataAAAGAATTGGGATTTAATTTAGCAGTGAAGACTAACTAATACTAGTTTAAAAATATGAGTGAAAACTGACTGGAAATTAGTTTGGAAATACAGCTTTCactattataaaataactaaaagatattagtaaaataaaaaacaaactaaaaggtATCcgtaaaaatacattttacttttaattggAACAGTGAAACGATGCTTTTACTgttaaccaaaaaaactaaagaagctTGCAACTGAgggtataattgttttttccagAGAATTCATTGCAAAATTGATGGGGAATAAATTAATCaggacactttttttttttaattatagtgaAATGactattttattcttgaaaacaaaaaaaaattaagctttcaATCAagattcttttatctttttaaaaaaattgcataataAAGTTACAGTTACATTCATAcctttggagaaaaaaaaaaagaacatgcaaaaagggatttttttatcttttctattattttaatacgtgAAATGAcaaaatcatccttgaaaagaaaaaaaaggatggttTCAAGAGCATTTTAgtctcttcattctttttttgttgtaattttttgatttagttAGGAGTTGTTTAGTAATTTTAAGTGTGACAACCCCGTACCTTTTGGGCGATGCGTGCAGGGCCTTACGGTTACCAAAACTCTCCATCCACGACAGTGTTGAGAGTGAcaagtcattttcttttgacaGTGTAGCGCGTGCTCATGACGGGGGTCTAGTTGGGCtgcaataaagtttttttttctttcctctctcatGCCCTTGATATTCCACCAGCCATtccaaaaaacaattgtgtcttccaatttgtaattttatcgaTCTtagccctcattcttttgattaatatttattttgctttttttttctaaattttatccatgtgcattttatttcttttgatttttgtattcaatttggtcctcctaCTTTTGATAActctttttatgtgttttatacttttcttaattaattttctttttcaattttgttccttaacattttattgtttttttttttaatataattttggtcctcattcttttaattgctattttcttattattttcttgatttatcttttttttttcatcgatattttatttcatttagtttttttcttatccaattttggttctcattctttcaatcatttttttttatcattttcttaatttactttgttttccaatttagcccttaattattttctttcattttgtttttataccgAATTTGATCCATAttgtttgggttttaaatttttttacagtTGAAAATTTTACTTTATCATTTTTCCATGATTTCCTTCCTACGAAATAATCCTCGTCTCATGATTCGGGCCCGATTTAAGTTCGGTCTTTTTTTGGggttgtttattaaaattaattttttttcaaattcatcattttacATGTGGTTATTAGGCCCTTTAACTTCATTGTTTGTtccacttttctttttgttaaactaTCATGGTCTCTTATCTCATGTAAtaggttagtcgagttaacccgGGCTAACTAAAATTTTTCTTCCtcgatgttttgttttatgaaattgattttttttcttccaatttcatcatttaacattaaattattggcccttgagctttgtgatttttttgttgggttttcttAAGTGCGAGTTAGTCAAGTTAGCctgagttttctttttcaatatttttttcttatttaactttgtttttttttgccagGTCCTTCTTTTAAAAGTCTATTTTTTATCCTGATCTAACATTGTGGGTGGCAGGTTTGTCGAGTTAACCAaggttgactcggtttttttcctcGGTTTTTTTTacgacattgattttttttaacattaaattattggccCTTGAGCTTtgtcattttctctcttttctttttgttaagttATCTTGAGAGAGGATTAGTAAAGTTAACCTGAATTagcttgaggttttttttttatgtttttttttattgaaccttGGTCTTTTTTTGCTAGGTCCTTCTtttgaaattctatttttttttttatctcaatctcatattaCAGGTCgtgagttagtcaagttaacccgggttgactcaagttttcttcttcaacattatattttttgattttttttttgtttcatcttttGACTTTAAGTTATTAGACCTTAAGCttaacaatttcttttcctttttctttttacgggttattttgatttcatatcTTTGATCGCGTGTTAATAATGTTAACCTGGATTTGCTCGAATTGTCATT from Populus trichocarpa isolate Nisqually-1 chromosome 5, P.trichocarpa_v4.1, whole genome shotgun sequence includes these protein-coding regions:
- the LOC18098793 gene encoding uncharacterized protein LOC18098793 isoform X1 encodes the protein MMSGGVGKYTHIDNQPQVSGSVPAVPDPGHVTVQFTADSNLQTFPPSGSQGKISGGSRPPRDADDTFSKPISGSDEPQQGGWFRTFTIAAYKPYFDVDTTEVLDRIKDSLFPFRGTFTEKTANNPDLYGPFWICTTLIFVAASIGTFVTYIAHKLQKKEWNYDINLVTWSAGVFYGYVLLVPLALYVILKYFSAPSGLVQLFCLYGYSLFVFIPALCLSVVPLEIFRWVIAGVAGFMSATFVALNLRAHIMSAGERWFLIVAGIFLLQLALSVVLKLYLFTVTV
- the LOC18098793 gene encoding uncharacterized protein LOC18098793 isoform X2 — protein: MMSGGVGKYTHIDNQPQVSGSVPAVPDPGHVTVQFTDSNLQTFPPSGSQGKISGGSRPPRDADDTFSKPISGSDEPQQGGWFRTFTIAAYKPYFDVDTTEVLDRIKDSLFPFRGTFTEKTANNPDLYGPFWICTTLIFVAASIGTFVTYIAHKLQKKEWNYDINLVTWSAGVFYGYVLLVPLALYVILKYFSAPSGLVQLFCLYGYSLFVFIPALCLSVVPLEIFRWVIAGVAGFMSATFVALNLRAHIMSAGERWFLIVAGIFLLQLALSVVLKLYLFTVTV
- the LOC18098793 gene encoding uncharacterized protein LOC18098793 isoform X3, coding for MCGISFLAWSGEILEIVLLQVDTFSKPISGSDEPQQGGWFRTFTIAAYKPYFDVDTTEVLDRIKDSLFPFRGTFTEKTANNPDLYGPFWICTTLIFVAASIGTFVTYIAHKLQKKEWNYDINLVTWSAGVFYGYVLLVPLALYVILKYFSAPSGLVQLFCLYGYSLFVFIPALCLSVVPLEIFRWVIAGVAGFMSATFVALNLRAHIMSAGERWFLIVAGIFLLQLALSVVLKLYLFTVTV